The Burkholderia pyrrocinia genome includes a region encoding these proteins:
- a CDS encoding methyl-accepting chemotaxis protein, translating into MRNLSLNQKLASMIVILWLGLLVIAGLGAWQTRASMITDRRDQLASLVAQATSVADHYYKLSQQNAMPETDAKQKALEAIAAMRYGADGYISVNDSKPVIVMHPIKTDLNGKDVSNFTDPNGKHLFVEIVKAGNMEGGKGFVEYLWPKPGADKPQEKTSAVQRFAPWDWYLVTGMYMNDVRSAVLASIGRWFAMTAVLGAIATAVMVLVLKSVRASLGGELEVALDTAQRIAQGDLTARVDVKHDDRGSLLHALHTMQGGLIDMVSRVRMGTENINVGASEIASGNTDLSQRTEEQAAALVQTASSMDQMTANVKQNADSAAQAASLAGQAAQVATRGSEVVDNVVRTMNEITDRSHKIGDIIGVIDGIAFQTNILALNAAVEAARAGEQGRGFAVVAAEVRSLAQRSATAAKEIKSLIVSSNETVEHGATLVTHAGETMAEIVQSVRRVNEILDEISHASREQSAGIEQVNRAVGEMDQVTQQNAALVEEAAAAAHSLRDQAEALRDAVTRFALPA; encoded by the coding sequence ATGCGCAACCTTTCCCTGAATCAGAAACTCGCCTCGATGATCGTCATCCTGTGGCTCGGCCTGCTCGTAATCGCCGGGCTCGGCGCGTGGCAGACGCGCGCATCGATGATCACGGACCGCCGCGACCAGCTCGCGTCGCTGGTCGCGCAGGCCACGAGCGTGGCCGACCATTACTACAAGCTGTCGCAGCAGAACGCGATGCCGGAAACCGACGCGAAGCAGAAGGCGCTCGAAGCGATCGCCGCGATGCGCTACGGCGCCGACGGCTACATCTCCGTCAACGATTCGAAGCCCGTGATCGTGATGCACCCGATCAAGACCGATCTCAACGGCAAGGACGTGTCGAATTTCACCGATCCGAACGGCAAGCACCTGTTCGTCGAGATCGTGAAGGCCGGCAACATGGAAGGCGGCAAGGGCTTCGTCGAGTATCTGTGGCCGAAGCCGGGCGCCGACAAGCCGCAGGAGAAAACCAGCGCCGTGCAGCGCTTCGCGCCGTGGGACTGGTATCTGGTGACGGGCATGTACATGAACGACGTACGCTCGGCCGTGCTCGCGAGCATCGGCCGCTGGTTCGCGATGACGGCCGTGCTCGGTGCGATCGCGACCGCCGTGATGGTGCTGGTGCTGAAAAGCGTGCGCGCGAGCCTCGGCGGCGAACTCGAAGTCGCGCTCGACACCGCGCAGCGCATCGCGCAGGGCGACCTGACCGCGCGTGTCGACGTGAAGCACGACGATCGCGGCAGCCTGCTGCATGCGCTGCACACGATGCAGGGTGGGCTGATCGACATGGTGTCGCGCGTGCGGATGGGCACCGAGAACATCAACGTCGGCGCGAGCGAGATCGCGTCCGGCAATACGGATCTGTCGCAGCGCACCGAGGAACAGGCGGCCGCGCTCGTGCAGACCGCGTCGAGCATGGACCAGATGACCGCGAACGTGAAGCAGAACGCGGACAGCGCCGCGCAGGCCGCATCGCTCGCCGGCCAGGCCGCGCAGGTCGCGACGCGCGGCAGTGAGGTGGTCGACAACGTCGTGCGCACGATGAACGAGATCACCGACCGTTCGCACAAGATCGGCGACATCATCGGCGTGATCGACGGGATCGCGTTCCAGACCAACATCCTCGCGCTGAACGCGGCCGTCGAGGCGGCGCGCGCGGGCGAACAGGGCCGCGGCTTCGCGGTGGTCGCGGCCGAAGTGCGCTCGCTCGCGCAACGCTCGGCGACGGCGGCAAAGGAGATCAAGTCGCTGATCGTGTCGTCGAACGAGACCGTCGAACACGGCGCGACGCTCGTCACGCACGCGGGCGAGACGATGGCCGAGATCGTGCAGTCGGTGCGGCGCGTGAACGAGATCCTCGACGAAATCAGCCATGCCTCGCGTGAGCAGAGCGCGGGGATCGAGCAGGTGAATCGCGCGGTGGGCGAGATGGATCAGGTCACGCAGCAGAACGCGGCGCTCGTCGAAGAGGCCGCGGCCGCCGCGCATTCGCTGCGCGATCAGGCCGAAGCGCTGCGCGACGCCGTCACACGGTTCGCATTGCCGGCCTGA
- a CDS encoding AraC family transcriptional regulator translates to MDMTDIVASRESGRRELASLIGRFAPADGSHSTAVPGLMLHKHTRPVDLGCGVSRAALVIAAQGAKRVIVAGQAYEYDTQNCLITSIDLPILSRVTLASPEAPYLCLSLTLDPQRIVELAAEMRLPEPDAGPEGEGIALAELTPPLLDAALRLLRLLDAPADIPVVAPLIEKELLYRLMTSGQGTRLRHMAIAGSQTHRIARAIEWIRDHYAEPMRVESLAQAVNMSVSSLHHHFKHVTTLSPLQYQKQLRLHEARRLLLRQGGDVGSVAAVVGYESASQFSREYSRLFGAPPMRDVVHLRKKELLG, encoded by the coding sequence ATGGACATGACCGATATCGTCGCGTCGCGCGAATCCGGGCGGCGCGAGCTGGCGTCGCTGATCGGCCGCTTCGCGCCGGCGGACGGCTCGCACTCGACCGCTGTGCCAGGCCTGATGCTGCACAAGCACACGCGTCCGGTCGATCTCGGCTGCGGCGTGTCGCGGGCCGCGCTGGTGATCGCCGCGCAGGGCGCGAAGCGCGTGATCGTGGCCGGGCAGGCCTATGAATACGACACGCAGAATTGCCTGATTACCTCAATCGACTTGCCGATCCTCTCGCGCGTGACGCTCGCGTCGCCGGAGGCGCCGTACCTGTGCCTGTCGCTGACGCTCGATCCGCAGCGGATCGTCGAGCTCGCGGCCGAGATGCGGTTGCCGGAGCCCGACGCGGGCCCCGAAGGCGAGGGGATCGCGCTCGCCGAGCTGACGCCGCCGCTGCTCGACGCCGCGCTGCGGCTGTTGCGGCTGCTCGATGCGCCGGCCGACATTCCGGTCGTCGCGCCGCTGATCGAAAAGGAACTGCTGTACCGGCTGATGACGAGCGGGCAGGGCACGCGGCTGAGGCACATGGCCATCGCGGGCAGCCAGACGCACCGGATCGCGCGCGCGATCGAGTGGATCCGCGATCACTACGCGGAGCCGATGCGCGTCGAGTCGCTCGCGCAGGCGGTCAACATGAGCGTGTCGTCGCTGCACCATCATTTCAAGCATGTGACGACGCTGAGCCCGCTGCAGTACCAGAAGCAGTTGCGGTTGCACGAGGCGCGGCGGCTGTTGCTGCGGCAAGGTGGCGACGTCGGGTCGGTGGCCGCCGTCGTCGGCTACGAAAGCGCGTCGCAGTTCAGCCGCGAATACAGCCGGCTGTTCGGCGCGCCGCCGATGCGCGACGTCGTGCACCTGCGGAAGAAGGAACTGCTCGGCTGA
- the panE gene encoding 2-dehydropantoate 2-reductase yields MRILVVGAGAVGGYFGGRLAAAGRDVTFLVRDGRAATLARDGLLIRSPRGDLTLANVQTVRAGDAEAGVAPFDLVLLSCKAYSLDDAIASFAPFVGPRTLILPMLNGMRHLDVLRDRFGAAQVLGGLCVIAATLDREQRIVHLNDTHGLSFGELAGGESPRVRAVADVLGSAGFDATLSDDIAARMWEKWVFLATLAASTSLFRGSVGDILAAPDGRRLLETMLGECSAIAEHNGHRPDPAAIERMQRMVLTPSPLTASMLRDVENHARVEADHVIGDLLARRDPQAADALSLLRIAYNHLKAYEVRTAREHAPA; encoded by the coding sequence ATGCGAATTCTGGTGGTAGGGGCCGGCGCGGTCGGCGGATATTTCGGCGGCCGGCTGGCCGCGGCGGGGCGCGACGTGACATTCCTGGTACGCGACGGCCGCGCGGCCACGCTGGCGCGCGACGGGCTGCTGATCCGCAGCCCGCGCGGCGACCTGACGCTCGCGAACGTGCAGACCGTGCGCGCCGGCGATGCAGAAGCCGGGGTCGCGCCGTTCGACCTCGTGCTGCTGAGCTGCAAGGCATACAGCCTGGACGACGCGATCGCGTCGTTCGCGCCGTTCGTCGGGCCTCGGACGCTGATCCTGCCGATGCTCAACGGGATGCGTCATCTCGACGTGCTGCGCGACCGGTTCGGCGCCGCGCAGGTGCTCGGCGGGCTGTGCGTGATCGCGGCGACGCTCGATCGCGAGCAGCGCATCGTGCACCTGAACGACACGCACGGGCTGTCGTTCGGCGAACTCGCCGGCGGCGAGTCGCCGCGCGTGCGCGCGGTGGCCGACGTGCTCGGCAGCGCGGGCTTCGACGCGACGCTCAGTGACGACATCGCCGCGCGGATGTGGGAGAAGTGGGTATTCCTCGCGACGCTCGCCGCGAGCACGTCGCTGTTCCGCGGCTCGGTCGGCGACATTCTCGCCGCGCCGGACGGCCGTCGCCTGCTCGAGACGATGCTCGGCGAATGCAGCGCGATCGCCGAACACAACGGCCACCGGCCCGACCCGGCGGCCATCGAACGGATGCAGCGGATGGTGCTGACGCCGTCGCCGCTGACCGCGTCGATGCTGCGCGATGTCGAGAACCATGCGCGTGTCGAAGCCGATCACGTGATCGGCGACCTGCTGGCACGCCGCGACCCGCAGGCGGCCGATGCGCTGTCGCTGCTGCGGATCGCGTACAACCACCTGAAGGCGTACGAGGTGCGCACGGCGCGCGAGCACGCCCCCGCATGA
- a CDS encoding winged helix-turn-helix domain-containing protein — protein MDCKYLYIDNIKINFVRRTIEIDNKVVDVTPREFDVVEFLLDNMNKIVPRQAIQEAVWGRELGVSSRTLDTHISRIRSKLQLDFDKNLRIIPIYAVGYRLVLFGAAMTHVERHDAAPILRAAPQHAIAADYA, from the coding sequence ATGGATTGCAAATACCTGTACATCGACAACATAAAAATCAACTTCGTGCGCCGCACGATCGAAATCGACAACAAGGTCGTTGACGTGACGCCGCGCGAATTCGACGTCGTCGAATTCCTGCTCGACAACATGAACAAGATCGTGCCGCGGCAGGCAATCCAGGAAGCCGTGTGGGGCCGCGAGCTCGGCGTCTCGTCGCGCACGCTCGACACCCATATCTCGCGTATCCGTTCGAAGCTGCAGCTCGATTTCGACAAGAACCTGCGGATCATCCCGATCTACGCGGTCGGCTATCGCCTGGTGCTGTTCGGTGCGGCGATGACGCACGTCGAGCGCCACGACGCGGCGCCGATCCTGCGCGCCGCGCCGCAGCACGCGATTGCGGCCGATTACGCGTAA
- a CDS encoding chemotaxis protein CheA has translation MNSNKIKVACAAMFAMTAIGAHAQTADSTSSAQSSTSSTAISQGGGSSMNTNTTSSRGGNAASSSGVRGSGNSSVNVNLTMPSSTSGGSNVTPQSVSALQSPGSPGTNPYNTQASENVNYSGTQTIKTNPAIQAPGLTTTLSDTCMGSVSVGVSFPGFGATGGTTLVDQACVRRLDAREFRAMGLTDVALALLCQSDANRRAVEATGHLCPGTTAPLARSNVAPSVEATVADDVKYRDPIVRNRMGLPPMDAAAPAPAQTRPVATTAVQAAPIPVPVPVPAIAAPTVVSKAPGAAQAAAAKASQAAAVVPAAAAAPVAATAPAVAAAPAAVPAAMSAVPAAAIVAVPAVADKAPEPAPAVADKAPEPAPAVADKAPEPAPAVADKAPEPVQAVADKAPEPMPAATDNAAQAAAAPAADTTPAAAVVAAPAADAKAADSAQAAPAATDAAPQAADAAMPAPAADAKAAEPAPQAAAEAPAPEAAQPAAAAADMPAADAKVPDAVESAAAPAPSADMSTLSDPAQGLSPATVDQQAAPAAPIAPAPAVISTSTSS, from the coding sequence ATGAACAGCAACAAGATCAAGGTGGCATGTGCGGCGATGTTCGCGATGACCGCGATCGGTGCCCACGCGCAAACCGCCGATTCGACTTCGAGCGCGCAGTCCTCGACGTCGTCGACGGCCATCAGCCAGGGCGGCGGCTCGAGCATGAACACGAACACCACGAGCTCGCGCGGCGGCAACGCCGCCAGCAGCAGCGGGGTTCGCGGCAGCGGCAATTCGAGCGTGAATGTGAACCTGACGATGCCGTCCAGCACCAGCGGCGGATCGAACGTGACGCCGCAGAGTGTGAGCGCGCTCCAGTCGCCCGGCTCGCCCGGTACCAACCCGTACAACACCCAGGCGTCGGAAAACGTCAACTACTCGGGTACCCAGACGATCAAGACCAACCCGGCGATCCAGGCGCCCGGCCTCACGACCACGCTGTCCGACACCTGCATGGGGTCGGTGAGCGTCGGCGTGTCGTTCCCGGGGTTCGGCGCGACGGGCGGCACGACGCTGGTCGACCAGGCGTGCGTGCGTCGTCTCGATGCGCGTGAATTCCGTGCGATGGGCCTGACGGACGTGGCGCTCGCGCTGCTCTGCCAGAGCGACGCGAATCGGCGCGCGGTGGAAGCGACCGGGCACCTGTGCCCGGGTACGACCGCGCCGCTCGCGCGTTCGAACGTGGCGCCGAGCGTCGAAGCGACCGTCGCGGACGACGTGAAGTATCGCGATCCGATCGTACGCAACCGTATGGGCCTGCCGCCGATGGACGCAGCCGCACCGGCACCCGCGCAAACCCGCCCGGTGGCGACGACCGCGGTGCAGGCGGCGCCCATCCCGGTGCCGGTGCCCGTGCCGGCGATCGCCGCACCGACCGTCGTCAGCAAGGCGCCGGGCGCAGCGCAGGCGGCTGCCGCGAAGGCCTCGCAAGCGGCTGCCGTCGTGCCCGCCGCTGCCGCCGCACCGGTTGCCGCGACTGCGCCGGCGGTTGCCGCCGCACCCGCTGCCGTACCGGCCGCGATGAGCGCGGTGCCCGCCGCGGCCATCGTCGCCGTGCCGGCCGTCGCCGACAAGGCGCCGGAGCCCGCACCGGCCGTCGCCGACAAGGCGCCGGAGCCCGCGCCGGCCGTCGCCGACAAGGCACCGGAGCCCGCACCGGCGGTCGCCGACAAGGCGCCCGAGCCCGTGCAGGCCGTCGCCGACAAGGCGCCGGAGCCGATGCCGGCCGCGACCGACAACGCAGCGCAGGCCGCTGCCGCGCCGGCTGCCGACACGACGCCGGCCGCCGCCGTCGTCGCGGCGCCCGCAGCCGATGCGAAGGCGGCGGACAGCGCGCAAGCCGCGCCGGCCGCAACCGACGCCGCGCCGCAGGCAGCGGACGCTGCGATGCCCGCACCGGCAGCCGATGCAAAGGCCGCCGAGCCGGCTCCGCAGGCAGCCGCCGAAGCGCCCGCGCCGGAAGCCGCGCAGCCTGCCGCAGCCGCGGCCGACATGCCGGCTGCCGACGCGAAGGTGCCGGACGCGGTCGAATCCGCGGCCGCGCCTGCGCCGTCCGCCGACATGTCGACGTTGTCCGATCCGGCGCAGGGACTGTCGCCGGCCACGGTCGACCAGCAGGCCGCACCGGCTGCACCGATCGCGCCGGCTCCGGCTGTCATCTCGACGAGCACGTCGTCGTAA
- a CDS encoding xanthine dehydrogenase family protein molybdopterin-binding subunit, whose product MTIELDNTGSVRPSRRTFLKAAGAAAAVSLTIGFEWAGLGRRALAATTPAADFAPNAFLRITPDGTVTVIAKHVELGQGAYTGIATIVAEELDADWSNVRVESAPADAKRYANLAFGTMQGTGGSSAMSNSWQQLREAGGKARAMLVSAAAARWKVPAGELTTAGGVVTHAKSGKKAAYGTLVADASKLPVPDKVALKQPADFKLIGHRIPRVDASAKSNGTAHFTLDTTFPGMRVALLQRPPRFGATVKSFDATAAKAVPGVVSVVQVPQGVAVVATGFWAAKQGRDALKVEWDEANAEKRSSDEIMREYRQLADKPGASARKDGDADTAIAGAARKVSATYEFPYLAHAPMEPLDAVVKLTADRCEIWAGDQFQTVDQGNAAKVAGLKPEQVQIHTLYAGGSFGRRANAWSDYVVEAVSIAKALGADGKPVKLQWTREDDIQGGFYRPMYFHKLDAGLTADGRLVGWRHRIVGQSILAGTPFEAFMVKNGIDATSVEGAANLPYAVPNVSVELTTTKVGLPVLWWRVVGSSHTAYAVEAFIDEAAHAAGKDPYAFRRDLLAKEPRMRAVLELAAQKAGWDPAKPLPKGRGRGIAVAEAFKSYVAQVAEVSVDADGKVKVERVVCAVDCGIAINPDIVAAQMEGGIGFGLGAVMHSAITLKDGHVEQRNFDGYHVLRMAGMPKVEVHIVPSAEAPTGVGEPGVAPVGPAVANAIFAATGKRHYVLPFDSADSAKA is encoded by the coding sequence ATGACGATCGAACTCGACAACACCGGTTCGGTGCGACCGTCGCGCCGCACGTTTCTGAAGGCCGCGGGCGCCGCAGCCGCCGTCAGCCTGACCATCGGCTTCGAATGGGCCGGCCTTGGCCGCCGCGCGCTCGCCGCGACCACGCCCGCGGCCGACTTCGCACCGAACGCGTTCCTGCGCATCACCCCCGACGGCACCGTCACGGTCATCGCGAAGCACGTCGAACTGGGCCAGGGCGCGTATACGGGCATCGCGACGATCGTCGCCGAGGAGCTCGACGCCGACTGGTCGAACGTGCGCGTCGAAAGCGCACCGGCCGATGCGAAGCGCTACGCGAACCTCGCGTTCGGCACGATGCAGGGTACGGGCGGCAGCTCGGCCATGTCGAACTCGTGGCAGCAGCTGCGCGAAGCAGGCGGCAAGGCCCGCGCGATGCTCGTGTCGGCCGCCGCGGCCCGCTGGAAGGTGCCGGCCGGCGAGCTGACGACGGCGGGCGGCGTCGTCACGCACGCGAAGAGCGGCAAGAAGGCCGCGTACGGCACGCTCGTCGCCGATGCGTCGAAGCTGCCCGTGCCGGACAAGGTCGCGCTGAAGCAGCCGGCCGATTTCAAGCTGATCGGGCACCGGATTCCGCGCGTCGACGCCTCGGCGAAATCGAACGGCACCGCGCATTTCACGCTCGACACGACGTTCCCCGGCATGCGCGTCGCGCTGCTGCAGCGCCCGCCGCGCTTCGGCGCGACGGTGAAGTCGTTCGACGCGACGGCTGCGAAGGCCGTGCCGGGCGTCGTATCGGTCGTGCAGGTGCCGCAGGGCGTCGCGGTCGTCGCGACGGGCTTCTGGGCCGCGAAACAGGGCCGCGACGCGCTGAAGGTCGAATGGGACGAAGCGAACGCCGAAAAGCGCAGCTCGGACGAGATCATGCGCGAATACCGGCAGCTCGCCGACAAGCCGGGCGCATCGGCGCGCAAGGACGGCGATGCCGATACGGCGATCGCGGGCGCGGCGCGCAAGGTCAGCGCGACGTACGAATTCCCCTATCTGGCGCACGCGCCGATGGAGCCGCTCGACGCGGTCGTCAAGCTGACGGCCGACCGTTGCGAGATCTGGGCCGGCGACCAGTTCCAGACGGTCGACCAGGGCAACGCGGCCAAGGTCGCGGGCCTAAAACCCGAGCAGGTGCAGATCCACACGCTGTATGCGGGCGGCAGCTTCGGCCGGCGCGCGAACGCATGGTCGGACTACGTGGTCGAGGCCGTGTCGATCGCGAAGGCGCTCGGTGCGGACGGCAAGCCCGTCAAGCTGCAGTGGACGCGCGAGGACGACATCCAGGGCGGCTTCTACCGGCCGATGTACTTCCACAAGCTCGACGCGGGCCTGACCGCGGACGGCCGGCTGGTCGGCTGGCGCCACCGGATCGTCGGCCAGTCGATCCTCGCCGGCACGCCGTTCGAAGCGTTCATGGTCAAGAACGGCATCGACGCGACTTCGGTCGAGGGCGCGGCGAACCTGCCGTACGCGGTGCCGAACGTATCGGTCGAACTCACCACCACCAAGGTGGGCCTGCCCGTGCTGTGGTGGCGCGTGGTCGGCAGCTCGCACACGGCCTACGCGGTCGAGGCGTTCATCGACGAAGCCGCGCACGCGGCAGGCAAGGATCCGTACGCATTCCGCCGCGACCTGCTCGCAAAGGAGCCGCGCATGCGCGCGGTGCTGGAACTGGCCGCGCAGAAGGCCGGCTGGGATCCGGCCAAGCCGCTGCCGAAGGGCCGCGGGCGCGGGATCGCGGTGGCCGAAGCGTTCAAGAGCTATGTCGCGCAGGTGGCCGAGGTGTCGGTCGACGCGGACGGCAAGGTGAAGGTCGAGCGCGTGGTGTGCGCGGTCGACTGCGGGATCGCGATCAATCCCGACATCGTCGCCGCGCAGATGGAGGGCGGCATCGGCTTCGGGCTCGGCGCGGTGATGCACAGCGCGATCACGCTGAAGGACGGCCACGTCGAGCAGCGCAACTTCGACGGCTACCACGTGCTGCGCATGGCGGGGATGCCGAAGGTCGAGGTGCATATCGTGCCGTCGGCCGAGGCGCCGACCGGGGTCGGCGAGCCGGGCGTCGCGCCGGTCGGGCCGGCGGTTGCGAACGCGATCTTCGCGGCGACGGGCAAGCGGCATTACGTGCTGCCGTTCGATTCGGCGGATAGCGCGAAGGCTTGA
- a CDS encoding sigma-54 dependent transcriptional regulator encodes MNYCCQIRVSGPQDLERDAGTAPFVAVRRNHLMPSRPLVYLSQQHDAALVDCLASRGWDVWRAKTVADALNLVRANRPHAGIVDFGSFASPEVASFEALLRDPRVGWVALAEDTRLRDITIARLIRHCCFDYVRNATAYTTIGYLVGHAYGMLKLADGDPAADAAPPGGTMIGSCDAMRRLFATISKVANTDATVFIAGESGTGKELTAAAIHQQSMRADAPFVAVNCAAIPSTLLQAELFGHERGAFTGAHQRKIGRIEAAHGGTLFLDEIGDMPFESQASLLRFLQEGKIERLGGHASTPVDVRIVSATHVDLEAAMQAGRFRADLYYRLCVLRIDEPPLRVRGRDIMLLADYVLRRYRGDSAHRIRGFMPCAIEAIHNYAWPGNVRELINRIRFAIVMTNGAMISAADLELQQYTSRQPPTLAQARRQAERHAIEETLLRHRHQHADVAAELGISRATLYRLMTAHGLHG; translated from the coding sequence ATGAACTATTGCTGCCAGATCAGGGTGTCAGGCCCACAGGATCTCGAACGGGATGCGGGCACGGCGCCGTTCGTCGCCGTGCGGCGCAACCATCTCATGCCGTCGCGGCCGCTCGTCTACCTGTCGCAGCAGCACGATGCCGCGCTCGTTGACTGTCTCGCGTCGCGCGGCTGGGACGTGTGGCGCGCGAAAACCGTTGCGGACGCATTGAATCTCGTCAGGGCGAACCGCCCGCATGCGGGCATCGTCGATTTCGGCAGCTTCGCGTCGCCCGAGGTCGCGTCGTTCGAGGCGCTGCTGCGCGACCCGCGCGTCGGCTGGGTCGCGCTCGCCGAAGATACGCGGTTGCGCGACATCACCATCGCGCGCCTGATCCGCCACTGCTGTTTCGACTACGTGCGCAATGCGACGGCCTACACGACGATCGGCTATCTGGTCGGTCATGCATACGGGATGCTGAAGCTCGCGGACGGCGACCCGGCCGCGGATGCGGCGCCGCCCGGTGGCACGATGATCGGCTCGTGCGACGCGATGCGCCGGCTGTTCGCGACGATCAGCAAGGTCGCGAACACCGACGCCACCGTGTTCATCGCCGGTGAATCCGGCACCGGCAAGGAGCTGACGGCGGCGGCGATCCACCAGCAGTCGATGCGCGCCGACGCGCCGTTCGTCGCCGTGAACTGCGCGGCCATTCCGTCGACGCTGCTGCAGGCCGAACTGTTCGGCCACGAGCGCGGCGCGTTTACGGGCGCGCATCAGCGCAAGATCGGCCGCATCGAGGCCGCGCACGGCGGCACGCTGTTTCTCGACGAAATCGGCGACATGCCGTTCGAGAGCCAGGCGAGCCTGCTGCGGTTCCTGCAGGAAGGCAAGATCGAGCGGCTCGGCGGGCACGCGTCGACTCCGGTGGACGTGCGGATCGTGTCGGCGACCCACGTCGATCTCGAGGCCGCGATGCAGGCGGGGCGGTTCCGCGCCGACCTGTACTACCGGCTGTGCGTGCTGCGCATCGACGAGCCGCCGCTGCGCGTGCGCGGCCGCGACATCATGCTGCTCGCCGACTACGTGTTGCGGCGCTATCGCGGCGACAGTGCGCACCGGATTCGCGGCTTCATGCCGTGCGCGATCGAGGCGATCCACAACTATGCGTGGCCCGGCAACGTGCGCGAGCTGATCAACCGGATCCGGTTCGCGATCGTGATGACGAACGGGGCGATGATCTCGGCCGCCGATCTCGAGTTGCAACAGTACACGTCGCGACAGCCGCCGACGCTCGCGCAAGCGCGCCGGCAGGCCGAACGGCACGCGATCGAGGAAACGCTGCTGCGCCACCGCCACCAGCATGCGGACGTCGCGGCGGAACTGGGTATTTCGCGCGCGACGCTGTACCGTCTGATGACCGCGCACGGGCTGCACGGCTGA
- a CDS encoding (2Fe-2S)-binding protein: MPTSFVLNGKNVTLDADPSMPVLWAIREHAGLTGTKFGCGMAQCGACTVHLEGQAVRSCVLPLAGIAGKHITTIEGLQSKPAHAVQAAWVKLQVPQCGYCQSGQIMSATALLEQNPKPTDADIDAAMNGNLCRCATYARIRAAIHDAAATLGA; this comes from the coding sequence ATGCCTACCTCGTTTGTCCTGAACGGCAAGAACGTCACGCTCGACGCCGATCCGTCGATGCCCGTCCTCTGGGCGATTCGCGAACACGCGGGACTGACCGGCACCAAGTTCGGCTGCGGCATGGCGCAGTGCGGCGCGTGCACGGTGCATCTCGAAGGCCAGGCCGTCCGTTCGTGCGTGCTGCCGCTCGCCGGCATCGCGGGCAAGCACATCACTACGATCGAAGGCCTGCAGAGCAAGCCCGCGCATGCCGTGCAGGCCGCGTGGGTCAAGCTGCAGGTTCCGCAATGCGGCTATTGCCAGTCCGGCCAGATCATGTCGGCCACCGCACTGCTCGAACAGAACCCGAAGCCGACCGACGCGGACATCGACGCCGCGATGAACGGCAACCTGTGCCGCTGTGCGACCTACGCCCGCATCCGGGCCGCGATCCACGACGCGGCCGCGACGCTGGGAGCCTGA
- a CDS encoding response regulator transcription factor yields MRKFNVRIVFAYDWPLTLAGIEQIAGSGCAIELVAVYRSTAELVASLGGVDCDIVLVDYSIRGNEQMDGLALFDWLRRTRPNAGIVALVANENPLIFRSILAIGGVSVVSKFDEVGHIVTAIHSSYSGGCYLSPCVRRAVDASGERGEAPVKLTAREIEVIRLYLSGVPIKTIAQRLRKGKQTVSAQKISAMKKLGANNDVELIQRAAGLGLGTGAA; encoded by the coding sequence ATGAGGAAATTCAATGTTCGCATCGTCTTCGCGTACGACTGGCCATTGACGCTGGCCGGCATCGAGCAGATCGCAGGCAGCGGCTGCGCGATCGAGCTGGTCGCGGTGTACCGGAGTACGGCCGAGCTGGTCGCGTCGCTCGGCGGCGTCGACTGCGACATCGTGCTGGTCGACTATTCGATCCGAGGCAACGAGCAGATGGACGGCCTCGCGCTGTTCGACTGGCTGCGGCGCACGCGCCCGAACGCCGGGATCGTCGCGCTGGTCGCGAACGAGAACCCGCTGATCTTCCGGTCGATCCTCGCGATCGGCGGCGTGAGCGTCGTCAGCAAGTTCGACGAAGTCGGCCATATCGTCACGGCGATCCATTCGAGCTATAGCGGCGGGTGCTACCTGTCGCCGTGCGTCAGGCGCGCGGTCGACGCGTCCGGCGAGCGCGGCGAGGCGCCCGTCAAGCTGACGGCGCGCGAGATCGAGGTGATTCGCCTGTATCTGTCGGGCGTGCCGATCAAGACGATCGCGCAGCGCCTGAGAAAGGGCAAGCAGACGGTCAGCGCACAGAAGATCAGCGCGATGAAGAAGCTCGGCGCGAACAACGACGTCGAGCTGATCCAGCGGGCGGCCGGGCTGGGGCTCGGCACCGGCGCGGCGTGA